From a region of the Candidatus Acidiferrales bacterium genome:
- a CDS encoding DUF5659 domain-containing protein produces MNNNSLQLCGNPADLFNPQETYMTYETNDLYLSGYLIASGFQLQSHTNVSGQTIFRFNQTDELKKLVEKYYNLDGLVNPQRLASALKSLKNIIYQKENNNKYHGTTRMYN; encoded by the coding sequence ATGAATAACAATTCCCTCCAATTATGCGGCAATCCTGCCGACCTATTTAATCCACAGGAAACATATATGACATACGAAACAAACGATTTATATCTCAGCGGATATCTGATAGCATCTGGATTTCAGTTGCAGTCCCACACAAATGTGAGTGGACAAACCATTTTCCGCTTTAATCAGACAGACGAGCTTAAGAAACTCGTAGAAAAATATTATAACCTGGACGGATTAGTTAATCCCCAGCGTTTGGCGAGTGCACTAAAATCACTCAAGAACATCATATACCAGAAGGAAAATAACAATAAGTATCATGGTACAACAAGAATGTATAACTAA